Part of the Salvelinus sp. IW2-2015 linkage group LG7, ASM291031v2, whole genome shotgun sequence genome, gacatcaaaaatctcttccccaAGACTATCTGTTGCAATTCTGAATATGGCACAGTTGTCAGCATCCTGTTCCCCAAATAAACACGGCATACTTTCCTATATATGCTATTTTTTTATTCCTTCCGCTCACGTTTCTGAGCCTTATATTGGCGACACGCacccagttccctacctcctcccagctgccacgcCCCCCTCCAATTTTGGCAAATGCTGTAATCAAATTGTTACTCTTGgatgagcagaccttcccatacaattaTGATAACGTTCATGAAGAACATACTCCACCACTCACGATATTACAACtatcagttaaaaacaaaaaatacccttttcaaacatctttcccataaatacagtattttatcaaccagcacagtTGATTCACcataatattttttaatacttGTCATTTTTCAGGGATGAAATGAAATGGTACCAGgactgcaatgcttgtttgaaaaagacagatacttGAAAAAGTATGATTTTCAATTAATTCGAAAATAAGACAATGCCAATCGCACAAAATCGCAAAAGCCATTTAAACAATCGGCATGGCCTTCCTATTATTACTCTTTAAACCACTTTCTAGAAAAAACTTTCAATGAGTGAAGCTTATAAGAACGCTTCCAGTTGCTTTATATTAATAAACTCAACCCACCAAATATTCATATCCGTTATAATAGCtatttatatatactgtaattACGTCCCAGATAAAGTGAAATTTTTTgtctcatatgatttgaaaaaactGAGATAGTGACTAAGATTTATCAGGCTATCTTTCTCCATAAAACAGTATACTTTACTCTCTTCCCGTTGCATGATTCTTGTCTCTATACTTTACAAAGATTTCTAAATTAAATTCATTGGAGAGAGCTTTCATTATTTATAACTTTTTATATGTGtggaataccgagtatgtcctaCTTCCCATCATCCCACTCTTATGAAGTAACTGGCAGCTTACTGTAACAAATCTAATTTTTtaagatccaatatgtaatattgtgTCACGCCCTATATAATTATATATGCTTtcctttatattttggttagtcaGGTTGACAAGGGTGGCttgttagttttgtatgtctagtttttgttatctatggatTTTGAATGTCTTCTCTTTCTTGATAGGGTTGTAGGTTTAGTGCACTGAATGGGTTCGCCAATCAGAGACAAGCTGTTTATCTTGTCCTGATTGGGAAGCCTATTAGTTGCCATGTTCCATGTTTCTGGTTCTGTGGAACGTTCCATGTTTATTGCCTGTGAGCACTCACGTTGCCGTCACAGGTTCAGGAGGCCTCGTCGGTCGCTTCGGTTCGGTCGGTCGATCGTGGTTGGTGTTATTTTTTGTTGCGACATCGTAAATAAACAAAGTTGTAAACGCTGCGCCTTGCGTCCACTCCTTTAAGAACGGCGGGACTATGACACTTTTTCATCGTAATTAGGTTTTATCCAGAGAGTACAAGAAAAACTTTCTAGATCTTTAAGAACCATTCAGATTCAGCTGCCGAGATTtaacataaaacttgagtcatcggttTCTGGGGAACAATCCGATGCCACCCTTGTTTTATAAGCCTTAGAATTTCTAATCCTCTAAGTTTGTTATTGCGTGATCTGATTTTACATAGCCTAGACATTTCCATAGCCATAATAATTCCATATGGTGACACGGACACTCTTTGTCAAACACCTCTTGAcaaattcaaaactctctgataGTAAGCCGATTCTAATGTACTATACTTACATCCCTGGTCTATACATTATTTCTGGTACCCCATTTATAAGCAGAAAttactgaaattgaaaaaaatcagCATTATAATAAAAATTCCAGTCTTATCAAATGCCTTTCAAAAAACGCATAAAGATCCATCTCGCttcttatttattttcatatttctatAATTTCTAGTGTGTCGGTATATTGTCTCCAACGTAGTTGTCAGGTAAAACAAACATGTCTGATCAGATGAACCATCACCTGGTATCTCTCTAAAACCCATATCCTCATTAGCTGGTCTATGCATTTGCTTaggtatttttgcatcacaacattgaaatgCTACAGTAACAAATCAATGCACTTAtgttcatttagaaatgtcctgtacCTCGGGCATAAAAAGAGTCCAGCCCGGTAAATAAGTTCAGTGACTCAAGTGACCTTAGTCACGCAACGTTTGTCCGTAGCRTAAACCCAGTATATTCATACACTCAAAATTACACTTATTTTGCAACACAACTATAAAGCGTATCAAAGACTAATCAAAGAATAATACGTCTTAACAACTAGATAAATCACAGTATACATCACcccaaacaaatgaaataccgtgTACAAAAAGTtgtagtcagtcggtcagtcagaHAATCCGCCAACAGATCTCCAGCGGAGAAAAGGCCACGAAAACCAACGGAGAGTTGTAGTCCACAGACGCACAGAGTGGATCCAATCCTGGGTAAACTCGTTTTAAGGCTACAAAACACACTGTAAGGCAACAAACAAACGTAATAGCGAAGCTTCATGACCTGAAGGTAGTACACATCCTCATTCATGTCTCAATCACAACTTTACCTTTgcgcagctgatgctggctatttaatgGGGAATTAAAGAGgaagcactgagacggttcagaaatattcagggccgtcacaatgtaggtgggggcaaagtgactatgcataggtaacaaacagcgagtagcagcagtgggcggggggtgtcaatgtaaattttCCTGTGGCAATTTTTATAAATTGTTcaacagtctaatggcttgggggtagaagctgttgaggatccttttgatcctagacttgctgctctgttgctgtgtggtagcagagaaaacagtctataacttgggtgactggagtctctgacaaatgtatgggctttcctctgacactgcctattatataggtcctggatggcaggaagcttggccccagtgatgtactgggccgttcgcactaccctctgtagcgccttacggtcagatgccgagcagttgccataccaggcggtgatgcaaccggtcaggatgctctcgatggtgcagctgtagaaccttttgaggatctgggggcccatgccaaatcttttcagtctcatgagggggaaaaggttttgtcgtgccctcttcacgactgtcttggtatgtttggaccatgatagtttgttggtgatgtggacacccaaCGAAGTTGTGTTTGTCACATCCAGGActttggagtcgtgtttggccacgcagtcgtgggtgaacagggaatacaggaggggactaagtacacacccctgaggggctccagtgttaaggatcagcatggcagacatgttgttgcctactcttaccacctgggggcggaccgtcaggaagtccaggatccagttgcagagggaggtgtttagtctcagagtccttagcttagtgatgagctttgtgggcactatggtgttgaacgctgagctgtagtcgatgaacagcattctcacatgggtgttccttttgtccaggtgagaaaggtcggtgtggagtgcgattgagatcgcgtcatctgtggatctgttggggcggtatgcgaattggagtgggtctagggtttcccgggaggatgctgttgtgagccatgaccatcctttcaaagcacttcatggctaccgacgtgagtgccacggggcggtaatcatttaggcaggttaccttcgctttcttgggcacagggagggactatggtggtctgcttgaaacatgtaggtataacagactcggtcagggagaggttgaaaatgtcagtgaagacacttgacagttggtccgcgcatgctttgagtacacgtcctggtaatccttctggcccagcggctttgtgaatgttgagctgtttaaaggttttgttcacattggctactgagagcgtgaccatacagtcatccagaacagcaggtgctctcgtgcatgcttcaatgttgcttgcctcgaagcgagcataaaaggcatttagctcgtctggtagggttgcgtcactgggcagctcgcgtctgggtttcccgttgtagtccgtaatagttttcaagcccttccacgtccgacgagcgtcagagccggtgtagtaggattcaatcttaattctgtattgacactttgcttgtttgatggttcgtctgagggattagtctcccgctccttgaaagcggcagctctagcctttagctcgatgcggatgttgcctgtaatccatggcttctggttgggatatgtacgtacagtcactgtgggaacgacgtcatcgatgcacttattgatgaagccgatgccattggatgaatcctggaacatattccagtctgtgctagcaaaacagtcctgtagtgtagcatccgcgtcatctgaccacttccgtattgagcgagtcactggtacttcctgctttagtttttgcttgtaagcaggaatcaggaggatagaattgtggtcagatttgccaaatggagggcgggggacagctttgtatgcatctgtgtgtggagtttttttgtttttgttccctGGTTGCACGTGGCATGctggtaaaactgattttaagtttgcctgcattaaactccccggccactaggagcaccgcttctggtaagaattttcttctttgcttatggccttatagagttggttgagagcggtcttagtgccagcttcgctttatggtggtaaatagacggctacgagtaatacagatgagaactctcttggtagattgtgtggtcgacagcttatcataaggtactctacctcaggcgagcaataccttgacttctttaatattagacatcgcgcaccagcttttattgacaaaaagacacacacccctacccctcgtcttaccagaggtagcgtctctgttctgccggggCATTGAAAATTCTGCGAGCTCTATATTGTCAGTTTAtttgttcagccacgtctcggcgaaacataagatgttacagtttaatgtcccgttggtaggataatcttaatagtaggtcatcaattttattttctaacgattgcacgttagcaaggagaatggaaggcattcgcttgcctccggattctcagaaggatccccgatctgcgtccccttttccagcgtcttttcttcacgcaaaaggcgtggatctgggcctgttccagtgaaagcaggatatccttctcgtcggacttgTTAAAGAAagaagtttcttccagtccgcgatgagtaatcgcttttctgatgtccagaagttattttcggtcataagagacggtagcagcaaaaTTATGTacacaagttaaaaaaataagttacagaaaacacaaaaaaataacaaattgcacaattggtttgGAGATTGTAAAACGTCAGCCGTATTCTTAGGCACCATCGTATCATTTATATTGAATTGGTCCAAGTGGGGGGAGTGAGCTAGCTAGTGCACATAGCATGGAGAAAGTTGGGGATTCAGAACACCGCCCTGGTGTAGTGAATGGTCTGCTTCTCTTGTAGGAGCTATGGGTGTATGGGATCAACATGACCTTCAGTGCCATGGCCATCTTCCATCTGACATACCTTGGCTCCCTGTTAGACGCTGACATAGAAAACTTGGCTGCAGAGGAGGTAAGACACACCAAAGAACTGCTACTGCTGCCTGGGGCCAAGTTAACGGAGAACATAATAATTAACAGTGAACTGCATGAATGTATTACTCATACAAATGTACTCACCATtgtcgtcctcttcctcctcagggtTATGTGGCCAACCACACCATTCAGAAGTGGTCAGAGTTGAGCTGGGCCAGCCACTGGCTGGTCTTCGCCTGCTGGTTATTCTACCGCCTCATTCAGTGATCTCATTTGACAGAAGGTCTGGACTGAACAGAAGACTGGTTCAAAAAGAACCCTTAGCTCACGGGTGGGCCATCTTACCTGGTATGGGCTGGTGTGGGTGAAGACTTAATGGACACGGAGTAGCTTAGTGTGGGGCCAGGATGATTGTCCCACTCCATCATGATTGGAAGAATGCTGCTTTGTTTACCGGGGTCTTGCTGTATTCGTTTGTTTGGTAAACACTAAAGAACCAGTCAATCACTAGTTCAATGTTATGATGTATCACACTGTTGAGATTGAGAACCAGCGGTAGGCTGAAGATTCATCAGTGGTTTCTGTAAAGGCTACTGTTCTTTCAAGGCTTTGTAGTTTGATCACACACAATGCTATAGGaatatgtatgtgtctgtgtatatcAGTAGCacaatgaaatatatattttttcattatacagtatatttggccAGTGATGTTTATATAATCCATTATGTTCTCAATGGAGgtacttttttctactgtatctgTTTTTCTACTAAAGGCAATTTTTTGAATAAATGAAGGGTTTATTTGATGATGGGTGGTAAAACACACCTCCTAGTTGCAGCATTTATTCATCAAGGCTCAGGCAGATTGCATAGTATTGGACAGTCTTTTGCTGCAAATTGAATAATTTAAAATGCCACATGAATATTATGGTTAGTACATCGAGAAGATGAAGCTGCACTGCAGAAAtggctctgccatttcctggttgctcaaATTTGattagttcacctaatttcaggttgtgacaaaacaagcacatatagcgtagataatcattgtaccatctaaaccgctgtgaaatatcttccataaccattttttttaattttcagctgttggaagcttgtgtacaaaactgaaagtaaaagacgcaaaaacgaaagacagaagcatagaaataaaacagttctacagcttcttagactttctttcaatgagaaggacagatctataactcacatttctgtgtgaatttggtcgggttgcccaaaatatgacatattgcagctttaatctTAAGTATTTAAAAGAGTACTATGCTTATAACAATTAAGTGTCACGCACAAAGACTATTTACTATAATTTCTTGTCTCAGACAATATTTTCACCACGTAGCTTGTTTGGATCCCCCTCATGGTCGGTTCAGAAACAACAGAAGTTGACACATTCCAGAGTGGACTTGGCTCCCTACCTGTCGGTTTCCTGTGTTTAGCCAATCATTACTCACTGCTATCGGAAAGGAATCGTTCAGACAATGATACCACCTCAACACGGAACTGACAAGACACTCACCAAGTGTCCGTCTTCGgagaacagaaaaacaatcagTCTTTCTATAGGAGGTCAGTTTGTTCAAATCTAATTGTCCCTCCTAAAATGTGACGGATATCTGGTTTTATAGAAAGCCTACTCTGGATTCTGTTATATTCATAAGTCTGGCGTGTGTGATGTTTGTTGGTAGTAAGAACTGTACTCCctgagaagatgagaggagacaATTGCAGCTGGTTAGGAGCAGAGATCCCACTGTCATGGGAGTTGTTCAGTGGTAAGACCAGCATTTATGCATTCACAAAAACTATATGGGTTATGTTATTGACTGGCCagagattattttatttatttttgttcattggATCTGACACCTTAGTGTGATAGGTCTGTGCTTGAAGGCACCAGAAAGTGAAAAAATGCCCAAAACTGCGCAATGCTTTTTTTAATGCTTTGTCTATGTGCAATATTAGTGTTTGCCATCTTAGATTCTGAGTAATAACTTAGTCATCCTCTGCTACACCAGCCCTCCTAGTCTGTGTTGTATATGATCTGTCCCACCACTAGAccatgtattgtgtgtttgtcCTCAGTGGTTAAGGATGAGCTCTGGTTGTTTATCATTCCTGCCGGTTTTGCTGTGATCATTCTGGCCCTGTTCCTAGAAGAGGTGGGCTTCTTCCTGCGTCATGTGCCCTCCTCCAGACGCCGGTGCCTCTACCTGTGGATACTGGGCATGTACCCGGTAAAGGGACACCTCCTTTTTGCcacacatgttttttttaaatcggatAAGTATTTGTAAATTTTGTCCAACTTCACTCATTCTCTTTCGGTCAGGTCTTTGGCTTAACCTCCATCATTGCGCTGTATGTTCCTCGCTCCTCCTCACTTTGTAATTTCATAGCTTCTTTGTAAGTATCGAGTACAACCAATTTTTCACCATCACTATGTTTGCGTACAAACTTAAAGTTGACGGAAacattattcacgtcattctgtGCTAAAACCTCCAGTAAAACAAACTAGCTCttcgtctgtctgtttctctctctcaaggTACCACTCAATCACTCTGCTAAAGTTTATGGGGCTCATCACAGACTTCTTTGGGGGAAAGGCCCGCATGCTGGAGATCTTAGCTGGAGAGCAGGTGTCTCCAGATCCATTCccatgttgctgctgctgttgcctcCCTATGATAGCGATCAACAGGTACTTTACCAATGGATGTCCTCCTCCCCAGTGTGCACATCTATATCGCGATAATGTTAGATTCATAAGATATTGCTGTACCGTGATAATGATATACACAATATATTGCTGTAGCTGCCCCATATCGCAATATTGGTAAATGCACAATATAGTTGCCATTATCGGCTGTATCGTATTAATGATAAATACACAATATATCGCCGTAATCGCCCCACCCCACTACCCCTCCATAGGACCAGCCTGGGATGGATGATGGCTGCTGTGCTTCAACTGTCTGTGGTCAGAACCATCCTGTTCTTTGTCACTCTGGTCCTCTGGACAGATGAGCAGTATGACTATGGACATGTGAGTGGCAAGCATATACTGCAATACATATTTGCATTATAACCATTCTGTTTgtccttaatttaaccaggtgagTCCGTGGTTAATAAGTCAATGAGTTAATTATACAAGTAGATGCTGCTGTTTGTTAAACCATACCCGTGTCATTTTTCACAGGTGGATTCTGTCAATCCCAATGTGTACGTGAATGCCATCATAAGCGTGTCTACCTTCCTGTCTTTCTATGGCCACTTGCTGTTTTACAAGGCCACCAAAAAGGCTCTGCCTGGCTATGGGCTGAGGGCCAAGTTTGTCTGTATCATTGTAGTGTTGGTGCTGTGTGGCCTTCAGAATGGAATCCTGGAGACCATGGGGGCCCTGGAGGTGGTGCCCtgctcccct contains:
- the LOC111966070 gene encoding organic solute transporter subunit alpha-like gives rise to the protein MRGDNCSWLGAEIPLSWELFSVVKDELWLFIIPAGFAVIILALFLEEVGFFLRHVPSSRRRCLYLWILGMYPVFGLTSIIALYVPRSSSLCNFIASLYHSITLLKFMGLITDFFGGKARMLEILAGEQVSPDPFPCCCCCCLPMIAINRTSLGWMMAAVLQLSVVRTILFFVTLVLWTDEQYDYGHVDSVNPNVYVNAIISVSTFLSFYGHLLFYKATKKALPGYGLRAKFVCIIVVLVLCGLQNGILETMGALEVVPCSPPFSVLMRSQLIYHYSVIVEMFCICLFARHTFRKVEPSPEEAFGLEERPHRGILEKAVQTEDVVPLRENPWPGWCGAGVSNPDYNSDSSEDSLCKIEHASLDRFPFPLQLRRQKMMLEKVTDESATLELSKLTVTADINFAESRDVTVV